In one Conger conger chromosome 5, fConCon1.1, whole genome shotgun sequence genomic region, the following are encoded:
- the ptgs2a gene encoding prostaglandin G/H synthase 2a, with amino-acid sequence MNKIFSLILLLQVAFLCEAAGDPCCAEPCQNRGVCTSRGASSYECDCTRTGYYGENCTTPEFLTWLKTTLKPSPNTVHHLLTHFEGLWSIINNISFLRNAIMRYVLTSRSHYIDSPPTYNADYSYKSWEAYSNLSYYTRTLPPVSKNCPTPMGVAGRTTLPDAKLIVEKMLLRKHFIPDPQGSNMMFAFFAQHFTHQFFKSDMKKGPAFTKALGHGVDLTHIYGDSLERQHKLRLLKDGKLKYQVLDGEVYPPTVEQAQVAMHYPPHVPEKHKLAVGHEAFGLVPGLMMYATIWLREHNRVCDILKTEHPDWDDERLFQTTRLILIGETIKIVIEDYVQHLSGYHFKLKFDPELLFNQRFQYQNRIASEFNALYHWHPLMPDTFHIQGQEYGYPQFMFNNSVVLEHGISNLVESFTKQIAGRVAGGRNLPAAVMKVAANSIDHTREMRYQSLNAYRKRFSMRPYSSFQDMTGETEMAAELEEMYGDIDAMELYPGLLVEKPRPNSVFGETMVEMGAPYSLKGLMGNPICSPEYWMPSTFGGTVGFEIVNTASLRNLVCNNVKGPCPLVSFQVPDLNGMEQATINMSAAHTTKLNPTVLLKQRTSEL; translated from the exons atgaataaaatattttcattgataTTACTTCTGCAAGTAGCCTTTCTCTGCGAAGCAG CAGGGGACCCATGCTGCGCAGAGCCATGCCAAAACAGAGGCGTGTGTACGTCCAGAGGCGCGTCCTCCTACGAGTGCGACTGCACGAGGACGGGATACTACGGAGAGAACTGCACCACTC CCGAATTCCTCACGTGGCTCAAAACGACATTGAAACCGAGTCCAAATACAGTCCATCACCTGCTGACACATTTCGAAGGATTGTGGAGCATCATAAACAATATTTCCTTTTTAAGGAACGCTATCATGCGCTATGTGTTGACAT CTCGGTCACATTATATTGATAGCCCACCAACCTACAATGCGGATTACAGCTATAAGAGCTGGGAGGCATACTCAAACCTGTCGTATTATACAAGGACTCTTCCTCCAGTATCTAAGAATTGCCCAACACCTATGGGGGTGGCAG GGAGGACGACTCTTCCTGATGCTAAGTTGATTGTGGAGAAAATGCTGTTGCGAAAGCACTTCATTCCTGATCCTCAAGGATCCAATATGATGTTCGCCTTCTTTGCTCAACACTTCACCCATCAGTTTTTCAAATCGGACATGAAGAAGGGACCAGCCTTCACCAAAGCCCTGGGGCATGGA GTTGACCTTACTCACATCTACGGAGATTCTCTGGAGAGACAGCACAAGCTGAGACTCTTAAAAGACGGAAAACTGAAATACCAG GTGTTGGACGGGGAGGTTTACCCACCCACAGTGGAACAAGCGCAGGTGGCGATGCACTATCCACCCCATGTCCCAGAGAAACACAAGCTTGCCGTGGGGCACGAGGCCTTTGGTCTGGTTCCCGGACTCATGATGTACGCCACCATCTGGCTGCGTGAGCACAACCGCGTCTGCGACATCTTGAAGACTGAGCACCCCGACTGGGATGACGAGCGTCTCTTTCAGACCACCCGCCTTATCCTGATTG GCGAGACCATCAAAATTGTGATCGAGGACTACGTGCAGCACCTGAGTGGCTATCATTTCAAGCTGAAGTTCGACCCGGAGCTGCTGTTCAACCAGCGTTTCCAGTACCAGAACCGCATCGCCTCCGAGTTCAATGCCCTCTACCACTGGCATCCGCTGATGCCTGACACTTTCCACATCCAGGGCCAGGAGTATGGCTACCCACAGTTCATGTTCAACAACTCTGTGGTCTTGGAACATGGCATCAGCAACCTGGTGGAGTCTTTCACCAAGCAGATTGCAGGCAGG GTTGCTGGTGGTCGGAACCTTCCTGCAGCAGTTATGAAGGTGGCAGCAAATTCCATTGACCACACACGAGAGATGCGCTACCAGTCACTGAACGCCTACAGGAAACGCTTCTCAATGAGGCCTTACAGCTCTTTCCAGGATATGACTG GCGAGACAGAAATGGCAGCTGAGTTGGAGGAGATGTACGGAGACATAGACGCCATGGAGCTGTACCCTGGCCTCCTGGTGGAGAAACCCAGGCCAAACTCTGTTTTCGGAGAGACCATGGTGGAAATGGGAGCCCCTTACTCCCTGAAAGGGCTGATGGGTAATCCCATCTGCTCCCCTGAGTACTGGATGCCAAGCACCTTTGGTGGAACGGTTGGGTTCGAGATCGTCAACACTGCCTCCCTGCGCAATTTGGTGTGCAACAATGTCAAAGGCCCCTGCCCGTTGGTGTCCTTTCAGGTGCCCGACTTAAATGGCATGGAGCAGGCCACCATCAACATGAGCGCAGCACACACAACCAAGCTGAACCCCACTGTATTATTGAAACAAAGGACTTCTGAACTTTGA